The Candidatus Methylomirabilota bacterium genomic sequence GGCCCGCGCCCGCGAAGGCCGCGAGCCGGTAGCCATGGCTTTCACCATGGACCACGGGGACGGCGGCGGTGGAGGCCACCGCCGCAGCGGCGGCTCCCTGTCCGAGATCAACATCATCCCGCTCGTGGACGTCGTCCTCGTGCTGCTGCTGATCTTCATGCTGACGGCGCCGCTCATGTACCGGGGCATCGACGTCAACCTGCCCAAGACCGCCGGCAAGCCGACGGTGACGGAAGAGCGGATGGAGGTGACGCTCACCAAGGACCAGCAAATCTACTTCAACGGCAAGCCGCTGGCGCTCGCCTCGCTCGAGCAGACGCTGCGCGACGCC encodes the following:
- a CDS encoding biopolymer transporter ExbD, with the protein product MAFTMDHGDGGGGGHRRSGGSLSEINIIPLVDVVLVLLLIFMLTAPLMYRGIDVNLPKTAGKPTVTEERMEVTLTKDQQIYFNGKPLALASLEQTLRDAFKNRTDKTLYLKADQALQYGFVVETMDRIRKSGIEKLGMVTEPVRGS